In Epinephelus lanceolatus isolate andai-2023 chromosome 7, ASM4190304v1, whole genome shotgun sequence, the genomic stretch AACTCAGCAGGAGTGTTAATGAACAACATGAACTCGCACATGATCAATGACAAAATTAGGTCATTTTAATGACAAGTGAAAACAAAGTAAGCCTTACAATAAACAAAGTCAATATGCTGTGGAATATTAAGTTTGtgtcaaataaaaaagtaactgaaaattaaaagctttaaaaaaattttGCTCCTCAGATTTCTACTCCATGTTGCACAGTGTGACAAATACAAGCTTAAACTGacagtttacatttttatatgtaCAACGGCTCCGACCGCAGGAGCCTGTAAAAACCACATGGTCCTGATCACATTGGGCCACTACTCTCATTCTGAAAGTCTGTTGATGCTGATCTAGTACTTAGTAACTGCAAGTAGTGACAGCGTCGTCTTGTAAGATCCTGGTTGTCTTTCCCGAAACACAGATGGTCCTTGTTCAGTTTGTTCACTGCACTGCAGGTGGCATGATAAATCAGATGTTATCCTGTAAGACATAACTGTGTTTTCTCCCAGAAGTCATCTGCAGGTTTCAGGCCCGCTGACAGCATCTGAGGTGAAAGCACCTGACCAGGTCTGACATTAGAAAAAGAATGACACCTGTCGGCTGTGTGACTTCACTCTAGCAGCTAATCACCGTGACGCGAGCCATGTGCAGCATGCGCACCCATGCGCTGAGGATCCTGGGAGGGGTAGTGGATTTGACCAGGAGGTCTCATGCTCATTGGAGGGGGGATAGGTGGAGCCATGGGACCCATGGGGTGAAACATCGGAGGACCAAAACCTGATtgagcaaaagaaaagaaaaacaatacacCATTAGGCATCTATTATCACTGTGTTTACATAATTCACACCATGCTATCTGATTAATAAAtttttttcagctgctttgCAAAAATGCGTTGTGTGCAATAACAGATCGAGATTACCACAGTTACTGTAATAGCAGTATAAATTTAATGGGATTGCTCTAaataactgttttatttttgacttaTGTTACTGTGCATGTGATATAAGCTGCATCAATGGTTATGATTTCACCTGGAGGAGGCGGGTTGATGCCTGGAGGTGGGGGCAGAGCAATGTTCATGATCGCAGGAGAGGTGCTGGGGTCCAGGTTGAAGTAGTTTGCAGGAGTTTCTTCATCCAAAGCTGGTGGTGGAGGAAGAGCTAcagcacagagagaaacagaattatagaaacaacaaatacatttcAACTATTTTAATTTCCACTATTAATCCACTATAGACATAAGAGACAACTTTAAATTGCACTCACATGACTATATTACAATgcgtacacaagcacacacaaaaattCCAGCTCTCCCTGTGTTTACAGACTCACCTCCAGGCAGTCCAGGTACAGGATCAAGTCTGGTGCCCATCTCACTGACACCATCTTTGATGCCTTCCTTCCCTCTTGCTGCCTGAGAcctaaaaagacaaacaattcATGTTCTACTGTTCATATCAAATTACAACACTTTATTTAATTCCGCTTAACAGTATGCAGCAGAAGAATTCTGTCCAGAACAATAAAGTTGAAGTGACCTGCCGTGCACTAATTCCTTGCTGTGGTAAAGCTTTTATTGTGTGGGTAATAATATTTCAGAGCACTGGAGTTACTAGTTTACTCTCAGTTGTGACCTTAGCATTATTCTAGGCTGTTACTTTCAAATACACACGCACTCTGAACACCACCAGGCATTTAATACGCAAATTATCGCTACAAATCTTCACTTCTCCTCCCATGTGGCTCCACTTAGTAGGGCTGTATGAAAGCTACGAATTTTTGATGGCAGGAGTGCTTTTTTTTGGGTTGCATCTACTGTATGCTTGGCTTGCCATGGTAGTTGGTGTTACATAGTGTTTGGGCAGCCCACTGTAATTTTGCTTAGTTTTtgtaaatagaaataaaacccATTTAGTTCAGTTTCACAAACCAGCAGCCacatttatcaaataaaaaaagtgatttGTGGCTAAGCTTGTCATCAATTCTCAGTCCGATGACAGATGCTACAATTAGCAAGTGAAAGAGTCTGCTCTGTACACCAGAAGAAGTAAAGCTGCATCACAGAGTAGCAGGATTATTAAGTGACGAGAGTAACAAGAGATGGCTGACAAGATGAAAGCGAAAGATTTGGTGTCAGAGGCGAAGCAAAAATTTCAGGTTTAAACCCAGTGCTAATAGGAAACCTGAAAACATTAAGGAGGCCAACTGTAATTTTTGTCTGATGAAGGTGGCAGTATCTGGAGGCAACACCTcttatctacacacacacacaccatcaacaAATATCTTTTCTTGTAAAATGCCCAGTGTAATCGGTAACACCAGTGTTGTCAAGCTGTTAATCAGTGGGAAAAATCTTCTCACCACGGCATTCCTAATGAATGAAACACTCTTCCCTTTTTGATTTGCTTCTTACCTTCCCCATTTGACAGTGAGCCTCCGTCCATTAATGATGAGTTTGTTGAAGGAATTCTCAGCAGCCATTTCAGCTGACTGCCGAGTGGCAAACTGGATGAAGGCACACTGCTGCCTCTGTACTATGGTAATGGTGCGAATCTCGCCAAATTGGTAAAAGTGACTCCTACAATGAAACAGATAAAAGTTCATTAGACCCAAAACACTTGAAGTTAGAGGTTTAAAACTTATACAACAGTTCTTTTATGACCCCGCCCTAAACGACCACAGGACGATGTACAGTTGTTATGAAACAGAAATACTTACTTGAGATCTCCATCAGTGACAGTATCTCCCAAACCCCCTATGTAGAGGGTGGTGATAGACTTGTCGTCAGGTGGGTCCAGTCGGGGCATAGTTGAGGCCCGTTTCAGCAGCTTGTCAGCTACTGGGTCATTAATGCCGTAGTAACGGTCCTTAATATTCTGGTCGGCTAGAGGGTCATCAGGATCTGTTGGCTTCTCATGCCTGTGTGAAATGAAGAACCATATTGAGAAAATGCTGACAGTGCGACAACTGTGACAAATATAAGGAAATTACAGTCAGAACAAAAAGGACATACCAATTTCTATTTTTCCTATAGTAATAAGTACTCAAATCAAGACAAGAAACAATAAGCGCACACTGCTGACCCCACAACACCAAGTTTGACACCTAATGAACTGAAACTGTGGCCTGTCACTCACCTATAGGGACACTCCTCCCCTCTTTTACACTCTCCCTTCACCCAGAAGGAGCAGATGTGCGGCCGGTTCCTCTTGTAGTATGGAGTGGTCCGGGCAAGTTTCAGCAACATATCACTAGAGCTGGGTGCTTTACCTAGCTGGCCCACGGGCCGAGTACCATCAGAATTGGCTATCTGGGAACACAAAGGTCCAAATGGACACAAGAGatcagtgacaaaaaaaatccaaaccttAGAGGGACACATAGACTACTTAAAGATGTCCCGCTTTGTCCCCTATCTAAGTTAAATCTTACAGGTTAATCAAACCACTAAACCACTGCTACTGACGGTTCAAATCCACACTTCAGTTTGTTATTAATTGTGAAATTAAAGAAATGTTCAACCCTGTCCATATCTTTTCTATTGGTTAGGAAAGACatatcattaaaataaaaatcaagccAGGCAGATACTCAATTTATACTAGTTTTAGCTGTTGTATCTGCATGAAAATcacaataaacattaaaaaaaattctttgtTTGAATCAGAGAGCCATTATTACCTCTCTCTCCATGTTCTGTGTGTAGTACTCTTTGTTCACATCTGACTTGGGAACATCATCTTTCACTGACAGCCCTGTGTCTCTGACCTGGATAGGCAAACCTGATAAACAAGAGATGTGACAAGAGGATTAAAAATCACACAGCTATTACATATACTTCAGCAAGCCATAAACAATGCACACAGgccaaataacaacaaaaaggagTCAGTTGCAGAGACTTACCATACTCCAGGTCCAGCAGGCACGTCTGACAAACATTCTTCATTTTACTGCAAGTCTGACAGACTTCAGTTTTCTTGAAACGCATTCGTGTCCCTGGACACCACCGAAACACAGTGAAGGGACGAGCACAGATCTGACATGCAAAGAATAAAAAATTATTATGCAGGGTACATGGTGTTCAGAGTTTAATCTGTGTCATGTAGTGTTCTGTGGAAATAAATTTTCAAGTATCAATGCAAAACATACCTTGCATTCTTTCCCATATTTCTCCTTTGTCtgtaaaagaaagcatagataaATTTGAATCTGCATATCGACTGGTATCAACAGTACGAGAAAATAACCTCCAAATCATTATGATGACACTCACCATACGGATGTAAGGGTTTTCTCCTAAACATGTCTGACACAGAATTGGAAAATCCTgcaaagacaaaagacaaacagataTTCATTTAGTAAAATCCAAGCACCAAATCTGTTATCCACCCAATGGTCTCCTGGTACAAGTTATCTCAAGCAGTAACATTCTCAGTTTCTCTTTGCCTTGGCAATGTTGCATGTGTGACTACAGGGAGTGAAATGGGACTTGCTCACTCCTTTTCCATCTGTCAAAGGATGCTGTTTCAATCTACGTGCTGGCTGCTGAAAATGACCTCGCCTTAATCCATCCAACTGACAGCATCAGCCAAACACCTAAATATAAGCAGCTCTTGGGGCTCAAGCGTTAACGACGCAGTCTAAGGTTGCAAAGTTTATATTCTGGTGTCTTACTAAAACCAACATTGGCTGAAGATCCTGATGTGTCATGGTATAAGAGAGGAAACGGGTTTGATACCTTATATAGTAATGTGTAGACCTTTtaagagaaacaaaaatacagttGCTTGATGCACAAATACAAGAGTTCAAATCTGGTAGTTGTGCTAACTTTAACATGGCTCAAATGCGAAGTCACATCAGTTCGTTTCCCCACAATGACCAGCGACACGCAtggttaaaataataaaacaactgAAAGCCGTTTACAACACAGACCATGTTTCTTCTGATAATTTCATAAATCGTAAAATAAAATTGAGATTAACCTGTCAGGAAAGCGGATTTGGTTATTTCCTGTGAGCGCCTGCTAATCTAACGATACAATTAAATCGTTATAATACAGGTTTACAGAAATATGACTAACACACCAAGAACCAAGCTGACCTAAAACAGCAGGCAAAACGTATGTGTCGGACTGGCTCGGTTTGGATTAACTCATACGTGAGGTAACTTCACTTTTATTATTGTTAGCCTGCTTGTGCTAGCCTTCACTAGCTCatggagctaacgttagcataaaacatgctaatgttacatTAGCCGAGTGTTTGCTTTGAGCCTAATTTCTAACGTTATTGACAATCTTCTGTAGCTCACTATTGTTGTGTTCAGATgatattattctgttttatgAATTAACGTTTACATTGAATCTAACAGAAACATTTTATAATGGCAGCAGCCACGCTTctactagctaacgttagctaacggttggctaacaagctaacaagcaAACCGGCCAGATTTGTAGCAAGCTGGCAGTTTCATAATCATGTTAACTCACTGAATATAAGAGAAAAAGACACTCTGTCAGTCATATTCCCAACCCGGTAAGCTATAAAGCCGATTAAACCTACCGCGTCTTCCCAGTTCTGTCTATTGTAGGTGTTGGATCCTAGGGATGTCGCCATTTTGCAGAGAGTGAGCCAAATGAGCCCACAATGCACCGCGGCGGAGAGAGCCACGTTTCCACCTTAGGGTGTCGCCCTATTTCAATAAACTACCACGCATAATCTAATTAAGGAAAAAGAAGTAAATATAAGAAGCAAATGTAAATATTAGGAGAGTGTGAATATTGGCTTTGCACCACAAATAACTCTGGCATTGGCAGTTTACGTATAAATGCGTGTGTGTCTTTACATGAGTGTTTAAATTACCATTTTCCTGAAGCAGGTTCAGGCTATTTCTCATAATAGGTTACACAGAGGGATTTAGTGTGGcttattttgtgtttgatgCTACTTTACATTACTACTCCACTTCATTTTAGAGGTAACTGTACTTTTTCCTCTGTCACATTCATCTAAAAGTCATAGTTTCTAGTTATTTGGCCTTCATACACAACATattatcagtttataaaatataatgCAATGTTCTGTCATGAATTACAATTTACTTACACCTCCACACTGACCAGCTACAATATCTAAATTTTAACATGTAGCCTATATGTAATGCATCCGTTAAAAAAAGCCTAATATAATTAATACACCTTGAAATTGCAATGTAAGAGTGGCCATTcttcaaaatgcttttaatgCTTTTGGGGTTTTTCTTAAGATAGATTTTGAGGACTCTCccctgtaacagagtatttatACATTCTGGTAGCGTAGCCTAGGCctacttttaattaaaatgaaggATGTAAGTAGGCTACCTCTCTCACCGCCGCATGTGTGTGAAGCTGACTggctggtgtgtgtgagagcttgtaGCCCATAAGCCAATTGTGTAGTCCACTTACAGTTTATCTATCCACCTGTTCCAATTCAGGTCAGGGTGTCTTTGCTGTGTGAAACTCCAATTAGCGGGGAGTAGGATGTTTGAGATGGACATTAAGCCCCTAATGTTTATTTAAGGTCAGGGTGAGGCTGTggaggagtcagaggacagGGATTAGATCCAGGCCGGAAGAGCTGGCAAACTATTTCAAAATGCAGCTGCCATTAAGGTAGGCAGAAAAGTATGTGTGCTGTGCTTTAAGGCTACTTTCAATGTTAAACAGTCTCTCCTGTAGCTTGTGATGTCTGAGTTAGATTCGTTGCATTGTGCTCATCAGCTGGGTGACACTGATTATTGATTGACATTTGCTCGTGGGATCATATTTCCATGAGAAAGCTCTAAACAGCCCATGTGTCTTGTATCTGGGTGCACAATCTATGTCTTGCCCTGTGTTTAGTGGGACACCGAGGTAAACCTTCCAGccgtctctgtctttgtgtcaatGAGTCGTGTGACCCTATCTCCTTCATCATGTGATGCAGATGAGACAGCTAAAGCTGTTTTGAATGACGGCTTTGTCTCAGATTTGGCCACTCTGTAATCAGAATCACCAACCTCACGAGTCACGAGGTCAGAGGACGTGTAGGTGTACTGTTACCTCACAGCTGCTCCATGTTGCAGTGCTCCATTTAAGCTGTGGCCTATGGATGGCTCTGTTGTTATATATTCCTGTATGTGGTGCAATGTGACATAAAGTCTGTTGTATGCACAAATTATatgttgatttaaaaatatACTTGTATTTCATACTCATTTATAGGCTGTTTGTTGTCCTGAAACTGTAAGAAAAAGACAGCTGGTAAAAGTGGGTTGAGTTTTCTATCCAAGTCAAGGTTGAAGTTGTTTGTTTAGTGACATcaattttatatttgtgttataTTCAATTGGAGATATTCCCCTCAGAAGATGATGAAAATATCCAATAAAAGCATAGTTCTCTTGAAAATCATAGCA encodes the following:
- the rbm22 gene encoding pre-mRNA-splicing factor RBM22, with protein sequence MATSLGSNTYNRQNWEDADFPILCQTCLGENPYIRMTKEKYGKECKICARPFTVFRWCPGTRMRFKKTEVCQTCSKMKNVCQTCLLDLEYGLPIQVRDTGLSVKDDVPKSDVNKEYYTQNMEREIANSDGTRPVGQLGKAPSSSDMLLKLARTTPYYKRNRPHICSFWVKGECKRGEECPYRHEKPTDPDDPLADQNIKDRYYGINDPVADKLLKRASTMPRLDPPDDKSITTLYIGGLGDTVTDGDLKSHFYQFGEIRTITIVQRQQCAFIQFATRQSAEMAAENSFNKLIINGRRLTVKWGRSQAARGKEGIKDGVSEMGTRLDPVPGLPGALPPPPALDEETPANYFNLDPSTSPAIMNIALPPPPGINPPPPGFGPPMFHPMGPMAPPIPPPMSMRPPGQIHYPSQDPQRMGAHAAHGSRHGD